One Turneriella parva DSM 21527 genomic region harbors:
- a CDS encoding mannosyltransferase, giving the protein MLSRIANTIKSLYENHTLALALGLAFIIRSVAAYSNYGPFAVDDYLNVIEPALRYLMLGEKPEIPALRFEILPYAFAWFMKPLYLIGVKRADYLVSCAYFIMGIISLLQIVAMHRIGSLVLKPAAQRMMTLFAATWAIAPLFTNSADIAGPSYICLTFAVLYLLRATHRTAGEFRDEDLSFLRAPLVWCGFFLSFAIFFRFSLAPLYFALGGYLVFALPKGGRLRGLLQFGIGGAMTAVLMSLLELLNGKMPFSTALEFVKYNFDAHIATQSYGSMPWHMYLGIILLFPIPVLAFVFWWPMLKAARRFMGPTVLFLAFLVSHSAIAFKLERYVIPVVPIMMLWLFAGIEAYADRRFMRIAVILLFTLNTLFIAPVALTMLQRAGVDGAIYAGSLKPPQIVYGIDPWRWGYYGLKRPSPEFVPTLAELEKSALEKNWPRFSVYRFLYFTEAEKQRLKQKGISCRLAKAFKPDFLERISIKLNPAMNFRRNDTTVYECTRL; this is encoded by the coding sequence ATGCTAAGCCGAATCGCAAATACCATAAAAAGTCTTTACGAAAACCACACGCTGGCTCTCGCTCTGGGGCTTGCCTTCATCATTCGCAGTGTCGCGGCATATAGTAACTACGGGCCGTTTGCGGTCGACGACTACCTGAATGTCATCGAACCGGCATTGCGTTACTTGATGCTCGGCGAAAAGCCCGAGATACCTGCGCTGCGCTTTGAAATTCTGCCCTACGCATTTGCGTGGTTCATGAAGCCGCTCTATCTGATAGGTGTCAAACGCGCCGACTATCTCGTCAGCTGCGCCTATTTTATCATGGGCATCATTTCGCTGCTGCAGATAGTTGCAATGCACCGCATCGGCTCCCTCGTGCTCAAGCCTGCAGCTCAGCGAATGATGACGCTCTTTGCAGCGACCTGGGCGATTGCCCCGCTATTTACCAACAGCGCCGATATCGCAGGGCCTTCTTATATCTGCCTTACATTTGCGGTTTTGTATCTGCTGCGGGCAACGCACCGAACTGCGGGCGAATTTCGCGATGAGGATCTATCTTTTCTTCGCGCGCCGCTCGTGTGGTGCGGTTTTTTTCTCTCGTTCGCAATTTTCTTTCGCTTTTCCCTGGCGCCTCTGTACTTTGCACTCGGCGGCTATCTGGTGTTTGCACTGCCCAAAGGCGGGCGACTCAGGGGGCTGCTGCAATTCGGCATCGGTGGCGCGATGACTGCTGTGCTCATGTCTTTGCTCGAACTACTGAACGGTAAAATGCCGTTCAGCACCGCACTCGAGTTTGTGAAGTATAATTTCGACGCACACATTGCGACGCAGAGTTATGGCAGCATGCCGTGGCATATGTACCTCGGCATCATTCTGCTTTTTCCGATTCCGGTGTTGGCATTTGTATTCTGGTGGCCGATGCTCAAGGCTGCACGCCGGTTCATGGGACCGACAGTGCTGTTTCTCGCGTTTTTGGTTTCGCATTCGGCGATTGCCTTCAAGCTCGAACGTTATGTGATTCCGGTGGTGCCGATCATGATGCTGTGGCTCTTTGCGGGCATCGAAGCATATGCCGACCGGCGCTTCATGCGCATTGCTGTCATTTTACTTTTTACCTTAAACACACTTTTTATAGCGCCGGTGGCGCTCACGATGCTGCAGCGTGCGGGGGTCGACGGCGCGATCTACGCCGGCAGCCTCAAGCCGCCGCAGATCGTGTATGGCATCGACCCATGGCGTTGGGGATATTATGGGTTAAAAAGACCCTCACCCGAATTTGTGCCTACGCTCGCAGAACTTGAAAAATCCGCCCTGGAAAAAAACTGGCCCAGATTCAGCGTCTACCGCTTTTTGTATTTCACCGAAGCGGAAAAACAGCGACTCAAACAGAAGGGCATCTCGTGCCGGCTGGCAAAGGCCTTCAAACCCGATTTTCTCGAGCGCATTTCGATTAAGCTGAACCCTGCGATGAACTTTCGCCGCAATGACACGACAGTTTACGAGTGCACGCGCCTGTAA
- the metW gene encoding methionine biosynthesis protein MetW — MEIPIQELQTERIDYRIILTLVEPKSRVLDMGCGDGELLYLLNKNLATRSQGIEIDHDQIVQSVERGINVLLGDLDSGLTDFKDNSFDYVILNNALQELRYPDDVIKDALRVGRRLIVGFPNFAYYKARLQFFFSGRTPVTPSLPFAWYESPNLHLLTIDDFKEYCRKRKYRIISERYVRNQKEISLRPNLLAQWGIFMITR, encoded by the coding sequence ATGGAAATCCCCATTCAAGAGCTGCAGACAGAGCGCATCGACTACCGCATCATCTTGACGTTGGTCGAGCCCAAGAGCCGGGTGCTCGACATGGGTTGCGGCGATGGCGAACTGCTCTATCTGCTCAACAAGAATCTGGCAACGCGATCGCAAGGCATCGAAATCGACCATGACCAGATTGTGCAGTCCGTCGAGCGGGGTATTAACGTGCTCTTAGGCGACCTCGACAGCGGCCTCACGGATTTTAAGGACAATTCGTTCGATTACGTGATTTTGAACAATGCATTACAAGAGCTGCGTTACCCCGATGATGTGATTAAAGATGCGCTGCGCGTCGGTCGCCGCCTGATTGTGGGTTTTCCGAATTTTGCCTATTACAAGGCACGGCTGCAGTTTTTCTTTTCTGGCCGAACACCCGTGACACCGTCATTGCCCTTCGCCTGGTACGAAAGCCCAAATTTACATCTGCTGACGATTGACGATTTTAAAGAATATTGCCGCAAACGCAAATACCGCATTATCAGCGAGCGTTATGTGAGAAACCAGAAAGAAATCAGCCTGCGCCCTAACCTGCTCGCGCAGTGGGGCATCTTCATGATCACGCGCTGA
- a CDS encoding tetratricopeptide repeat protein, translating to MDDLISVLLLGGIIGVVGIFAYYVVRTYLVPKRVEELAEMIKQGHTGPAISKLTKMIEENERDPYLHFLLGEAYSKQNDLQGAANEYRQTIKIGKWGAQVKEAAVRSRLAKIYMTNRNYDEAKKEYLILTRLDGTNNENFYQVGVLFETAGLNDKALPYFKQSAKLKPTHADSFHHIGIIEYNFGNVNDAKMALTEAVKLNGNLHGAHYYLGMCLKNQKDYDWAVKEFELASKDENFKGRALLAKGLCLMEKGQLPTAQVELEKGLLTAPKGSELELNLRYAIGACAERKRDFHTAIANWERITDVNPKFRDVAEKLKAYEEFRTDDTIKDFMIAPPGKFEAQTRAIVEAMTFKVVDLNVVDDSEVHILATEEEGNRRNSKKSNRLIYILRTTDLVPERTVRQLHEEMRSKGANKGACISTSDFSSQAHAFIQSRPIELYDRKQLIALLRAI from the coding sequence ATGGATGACCTGATCAGCGTATTACTGCTCGGTGGTATCATCGGGGTGGTCGGCATTTTCGCGTACTATGTCGTGCGCACCTACCTTGTGCCCAAGCGCGTCGAAGAGCTGGCAGAAATGATCAAGCAGGGGCACACAGGCCCTGCGATCAGCAAGCTCACGAAAATGATCGAAGAAAACGAACGCGACCCCTATTTGCATTTTCTGCTCGGCGAAGCCTATTCGAAACAAAACGATTTGCAGGGCGCTGCCAATGAATACCGACAGACGATCAAAATTGGTAAATGGGGAGCTCAGGTCAAAGAAGCGGCGGTGCGATCTCGCCTTGCGAAGATCTACATGACGAACCGCAACTACGACGAGGCAAAAAAAGAGTACCTAATTCTCACGCGCCTCGACGGTACCAACAACGAAAACTTTTACCAGGTGGGTGTACTGTTCGAAACCGCCGGGCTCAACGACAAGGCGCTGCCCTATTTCAAACAATCGGCGAAACTCAAACCGACACACGCCGATTCGTTTCATCACATCGGCATTATCGAATATAATTTCGGCAACGTGAACGACGCCAAAATGGCGCTCACCGAAGCCGTCAAACTGAACGGCAACCTGCACGGAGCGCACTATTACCTCGGCATGTGCCTCAAGAACCAGAAAGATTATGACTGGGCGGTGAAAGAATTCGAACTCGCGAGCAAAGACGAAAATTTTAAGGGACGCGCGCTACTCGCCAAAGGCCTCTGCCTCATGGAAAAAGGCCAGTTACCCACTGCTCAGGTAGAACTCGAAAAGGGATTACTGACTGCACCCAAAGGTTCAGAACTCGAGCTGAATCTTCGCTATGCAATCGGCGCCTGCGCCGAGCGTAAGCGTGACTTTCACACGGCGATCGCCAACTGGGAAAGAATCACCGATGTGAACCCAAAGTTTCGCGATGTCGCTGAAAAGCTCAAGGCCTACGAAGAATTCAGAACCGACGATACAATCAAAGACTTTATGATCGCGCCGCCGGGTAAGTTTGAAGCGCAGACACGAGCCATCGTCGAAGCGATGACGTTTAAGGTCGTCGACCTCAATGTCGTCGACGATTCAGAAGTTCATATTCTCGCAACTGAAGAAGAAGGCAATCGCCGAAACAGCAAGAAGTCAAACCGTCTGATCTATATTCTGCGCACGACCGACCTCGTGCCTGAACGCACGGTGCGGCAGCTGCACGAAGAGATGCGCAGTAAAGGCGCGAATAAAGGCGCGTGTATCAGCACTTCAGATTTCTCGAGCCAGGCGCATGCATTCATTCAATCGCGCCCGATTGAACTCTATGACCGCAAGCAGCTGATTGCCCTGCTGCGCGCCATTTAA
- the purB gene encoding adenylosuccinate lyase — protein MIDRYSTPEIRRLWSLQRKFEVWRDIEIAACEYWHTKGNITDAELNDIRTKSTFTVERINEIEAEIHHDVIAFLTALAENIGPASRHVHFGLTSSDVGDTAQMLLIVEAGELIRKAMRGLLQSLYKISVDHKDLVVAGRTHGVHAEPTTLGLKFLGHYAELSRADARLAHAIEDCRYGKISGAVGTYSQMPPELEAYVLGKFGLKPETVSTQVIPRDRHAYFLQAIALTGQALYRLMQEIRLLQRTEGREVEEPFQKGQKGSSAMPHKRNPILAERICGLARVLSGYATTAEFNIPLWHERDISHSGAERVILPDATALIEYMLLRSKFVIENLQVHPKNIERVLDATHGLLFSSRALLTVTAQTAMSREDAYAIVQSAAMATWENPGSGNLRSRLEAHEALKAIPKAEWDNVFDARSFLAHVDTIFARVANPN, from the coding sequence ATGATCGACCGCTACTCCACTCCCGAAATTCGCCGCCTTTGGTCGCTGCAGCGCAAATTTGAAGTCTGGCGCGATATTGAAATTGCGGCATGTGAATACTGGCACACGAAGGGAAACATCACCGACGCCGAGCTGAACGATATTCGCACAAAATCTACCTTTACTGTTGAACGCATCAACGAAATCGAAGCGGAAATTCATCACGATGTGATTGCCTTCTTGACGGCGCTCGCTGAAAATATTGGGCCAGCTTCGCGGCACGTGCACTTTGGTCTGACATCTTCTGATGTCGGCGACACGGCGCAGATGCTGCTGATTGTCGAAGCGGGCGAATTGATTCGCAAAGCAATGCGCGGGCTTTTGCAGTCGCTCTACAAAATCTCTGTAGACCACAAAGATCTTGTGGTTGCCGGCCGCACGCATGGGGTCCATGCCGAGCCGACGACTCTGGGGCTGAAGTTTTTGGGGCATTACGCTGAACTGAGCCGCGCCGATGCACGCCTCGCGCACGCCATCGAAGACTGCCGCTACGGAAAAATTTCGGGCGCGGTGGGCACGTACTCGCAGATGCCGCCCGAACTTGAGGCGTATGTGCTCGGCAAATTTGGCCTGAAGCCAGAAACCGTCAGCACACAGGTTATCCCCCGTGATCGCCATGCATACTTTCTGCAGGCGATTGCGCTGACGGGCCAGGCGCTTTACCGCCTGATGCAAGAGATTCGCCTGCTACAGCGAACCGAAGGCCGTGAGGTTGAAGAACCTTTTCAAAAGGGGCAAAAAGGTTCGAGCGCGATGCCGCATAAGCGCAACCCTATTCTCGCCGAGCGCATCTGCGGCCTCGCGCGTGTGCTTTCGGGTTATGCAACCACTGCAGAATTCAACATACCACTCTGGCACGAACGCGATATTTCGCATTCGGGAGCCGAACGTGTCATCTTGCCCGATGCGACAGCGCTCATCGAATATATGCTGCTCAGGTCGAAGTTTGTCATCGAGAATCTGCAGGTTCACCCCAAAAACATCGAGCGCGTGCTCGACGCGACGCATGGCCTGTTATTTTCTTCGCGCGCATTGCTCACCGTCACCGCGCAGACGGCCATGAGCCGTGAAGATGCCTATGCAATCGTGCAGTCGGCGGCGATGGCAACCTGGGAAAACCCCGGTTCGGGCAACCTGCGCTCACGGTTAGAAGCGCATGAAGCTCTGAAAGCAATACCCAAGGCTGAATGGGATAATGTTTTCGATGCCAGATCGTTTCTGGCGCATGTCGATACGATTTTTGCAAGGGTCGCGAACCCAAATTAG
- the metX gene encoding homoserine O-acetyltransferase MetX has translation MSNELSPQTRIVVAPQNFSFSDFALENGDRLAEVNIAYETYGKLNSDKSNAILIEHAFSGDAHAAFYHENETRPGWWDKMIGPGKAFDTNRFFVICSNVLGGCAGSTGPSSINPETGKEYALDFPQITIKDMVGAQKRLTEHLGIEKLYSVAGGSMGGMQVLQWLVSYPHAMKSAIPIATTARHSPQQIAFNEVGRQAIMADPKWNSGNYYGVEIPKAGLSVARMVGHITYMSEKSMAEKFGRRQKSDQDTTKFHADFEVEGYLRNRGDFFVRRFDANSYLYISKAMDLFDVSDGRHLSEKFYELEAKLLVLAFKSDWLYPAYQSLDIVSACKVAGVPVSYIEIEANYGHDSFLVETEKQSQLVRHFLTRVDEQIS, from the coding sequence GTGAGTAACGAACTTTCGCCACAGACACGAATTGTTGTCGCACCGCAGAACTTTTCGTTCAGCGATTTTGCGCTTGAGAACGGCGATCGTCTCGCCGAGGTCAACATTGCGTATGAGACCTATGGCAAACTGAACAGCGACAAGTCGAATGCGATTCTGATCGAACATGCATTCTCGGGCGACGCGCACGCCGCGTTTTATCATGAGAATGAAACCCGCCCCGGCTGGTGGGACAAAATGATCGGCCCGGGCAAGGCCTTCGACACCAATCGTTTTTTTGTGATCTGCTCAAACGTGCTGGGCGGCTGCGCTGGCTCAACCGGCCCTTCGTCGATTAACCCCGAAACGGGCAAAGAGTACGCGCTCGATTTTCCGCAAATCACGATCAAAGACATGGTCGGCGCGCAGAAGCGTCTCACCGAGCATCTCGGCATCGAAAAACTCTACAGCGTCGCCGGCGGATCAATGGGCGGTATGCAGGTTTTGCAGTGGCTGGTGAGTTACCCCCACGCGATGAAATCGGCGATACCGATCGCAACCACGGCGCGCCATTCGCCGCAGCAAATTGCGTTCAATGAGGTCGGCAGGCAGGCAATCATGGCCGACCCAAAGTGGAACAGCGGCAACTATTACGGCGTTGAAATACCCAAAGCGGGCCTGTCGGTAGCGCGCATGGTCGGCCACATTACTTACATGAGCGAAAAGTCAATGGCAGAAAAGTTCGGTCGCCGCCAGAAATCTGACCAGGATACCACCAAGTTTCACGCCGACTTTGAGGTCGAAGGCTACCTGAGAAACCGGGGCGATTTTTTCGTTCGCCGCTTCGACGCCAACTCTTACCTCTATATCAGCAAAGCGATGGATCTTTTCGACGTATCGGACGGCAGGCACCTGAGTGAAAAATTTTACGAGCTTGAAGCCAAGCTGCTGGTTCTGGCGTTCAAGTCGGACTGGCTGTACCCGGCTTACCAGTCGCTCGACATCGTGTCAGCGTGTAAGGTCGCCGGTGTGCCCGTGTCTTATATAGAGATAGAAGCCAATTATGGCCACGACTCGTTTTTGGTCGAAACCGAAAAACAATCGCAGCTCGTGCGGCATTTCTTGACACGCGTCGACGAGCAGATCAGCTGA
- a CDS encoding fatty acid desaturase, whose translation MARTEFLFDKNQEPHLGRTAAILKKHPEMRKFIGKKNPWSAVVILFTVALQLTIAWFLREQEWYIILPAAWLVGTIINHSYIGLLHDASHGLIFRGKFWNDVFGLIVNAPMLVPSYVSFKKYHMKHHAFQGVYELDADLPALWEVKAVKNIWYRKMLWLAFYPLIQTLRTMRVREVAFFDGWVLANWVTTFATDFLVFYFMGPMAFLYVAASFWFGFGLSIVGGRLIQEHYMVAEPQETYSYYGPLSLVSCHVGYHNEHHDFPSAAWNYLPQIRAAAPEFYNNIKYHTSWGALVLKFIFDKNMSLANRVVRKERGGVGLDDEVIPDVRIANA comes from the coding sequence ATGGCGCGTACTGAATTTCTCTTCGATAAGAACCAAGAACCTCACCTCGGCCGCACGGCTGCGATATTGAAAAAGCATCCCGAGATGCGCAAATTCATCGGCAAGAAGAACCCGTGGAGCGCGGTCGTCATTCTTTTCACCGTCGCGCTGCAGCTCACCATTGCCTGGTTTTTGCGCGAGCAAGAATGGTACATTATTCTGCCCGCAGCATGGCTCGTCGGCACGATCATCAACCACAGCTACATCGGCCTGCTGCACGACGCCTCGCACGGCCTCATCTTTCGCGGCAAATTCTGGAACGACGTTTTTGGCCTCATTGTCAATGCCCCGATGCTCGTGCCGTCTTACGTCTCATTCAAAAAATACCACATGAAGCACCATGCGTTTCAGGGTGTCTATGAACTCGATGCGGATTTACCGGCGTTATGGGAGGTAAAGGCCGTAAAGAATATCTGGTACCGTAAAATGCTATGGCTCGCTTTTTACCCCCTCATTCAAACGCTGCGCACGATGCGTGTGCGCGAAGTTGCCTTTTTTGACGGCTGGGTGCTCGCAAACTGGGTCACCACCTTTGCGACGGATTTTCTTGTTTTCTATTTCATGGGCCCCATGGCGTTTCTTTACGTCGCCGCGTCGTTCTGGTTCGGCTTCGGTCTTTCGATCGTCGGCGGCAGGTTGATTCAAGAACACTACATGGTCGCCGAACCACAAGAGACCTACAGCTACTACGGCCCGCTCTCGCTCGTCTCTTGCCACGTCGGGTACCACAACGAGCACCACGACTTTCCGTCTGCGGCATGGAACTACCTGCCGCAGATTCGTGCTGCCGCGCCTGAGTTCTACAATAACATCAAGTACCACACCTCATGGGGCGCACTCGTTCTGAAGTTCATCTTCGACAAAAACATGTCTCTCGCCAACCGCGTCGTACGCAAAGAACGCGGCGGCGTGGGCTTGGATGATGAAGTTATTCCTGATGTAAGAATTGCGAATGCGTGA
- a CDS encoding STAS domain-containing protein — translation MDIKLHEKQGYYVVYLKGSLDMYTSVELKSQTDSIPLKTGEKVILQLNDVSYIDSSGIGVLIKIVNAVQAQSGTVHLTGIKPMIEKIFKVAGLMNFFSFITEDEFKTKYPV, via the coding sequence ATGGATATAAAGCTGCACGAAAAACAGGGATATTATGTCGTCTACCTCAAGGGCAGCCTCGATATGTACACTTCTGTCGAGCTCAAGAGTCAGACAGACTCGATTCCCCTGAAAACCGGCGAAAAAGTCATTCTGCAGCTGAATGATGTGAGCTATATCGACTCGAGCGGTATTGGCGTACTGATCAAGATCGTGAACGCGGTGCAGGCACAGAGCGGCACGGTGCATCTGACCGGCATTAAACCGATGATCGAAAAGATCTTCAAGGTCGCCGGCTTAATGAACTTCTTTTCTTTTATCACCGAAGACGAGTTTAAGACAAAATATCCGGTCTGA